A window from Actinomycetospora corticicola encodes these proteins:
- a CDS encoding crotonase/enoyl-CoA hydratase family protein, with protein sequence MSDEVRVETADGITVITLDRPKALNAINSVVATALGRALRAADDDEAVRAIVVTGTGRAFSAGADLKAVAQGDTLSDADHPEWGFGGFAQQAVATPTIAAVNGLAFGGGCELMLSCDLAIVDENAQLGLPEVTRGLVAAAGGLLRLPQRIPRAVALEIAMTGQPITAARAYELGLANRVAPAGTALEAARAMAATIVANAPLAVRESKGLMLAAAHLEELGDDAWAANSEVRKRIFVSEDAKEGPRAFAEKRAPQWTGR encoded by the coding sequence GTGTCCGATGAGGTGCGGGTCGAGACGGCCGACGGGATCACCGTCATCACGCTCGACCGTCCGAAGGCGCTCAACGCGATCAACTCGGTGGTCGCCACGGCGCTCGGCCGGGCGCTGCGGGCGGCCGACGACGACGAGGCGGTGCGCGCGATCGTCGTGACCGGGACCGGACGGGCGTTCAGCGCGGGCGCCGACCTGAAGGCGGTCGCGCAGGGCGACACGCTCTCCGACGCCGACCACCCCGAGTGGGGCTTCGGCGGCTTCGCGCAGCAGGCCGTCGCCACCCCGACGATCGCCGCGGTCAACGGCCTGGCGTTCGGCGGCGGCTGCGAGCTCATGCTGTCCTGCGACCTCGCGATCGTCGACGAGAACGCCCAGCTCGGTCTCCCCGAGGTCACGCGCGGCCTCGTCGCCGCCGCGGGCGGACTCCTCCGGCTGCCGCAGCGGATCCCGCGCGCGGTCGCGCTCGAGATCGCCATGACCGGTCAGCCCATCACCGCCGCCCGGGCCTACGAGCTCGGTCTGGCCAACCGTGTCGCCCCGGCCGGGACCGCGCTGGAGGCGGCCCGCGCGATGGCCGCGACGATCGTGGCGAACGCCCCGCTCGCCGTCCGGGAGTCGAAGGGCCTCATGCTCGCCGCGGCCCACCTCGAGGAGCTGGGGGACGACGCCTGGGCCGCCAACTCCGAGGTCCGGAAGCGCATCTTCGTCAGCGAGGACGCGAAGGAGGGACCCCGGGCGTTCGCGGAGAAGCGCGCGCCGCAGTGGACCGGCCGCTGA
- a CDS encoding cupin domain-containing protein: MTTASEPVELVVTDTTTAEWEDFPVPAIGAVLEHVPLVDDAETGMMVVKMVYRAGFTNPWHTHPCGHGIYVLSGTLNTHQGTYGPGSFVWFPEGGSMEHGATDDADCTFLFITNKPFDIHHLHPTT, from the coding sequence ATGACCACTGCATCCGAGCCCGTCGAGCTCGTCGTCACCGACACCACCACCGCGGAGTGGGAGGACTTCCCGGTGCCCGCGATCGGCGCCGTCCTCGAGCACGTACCGCTCGTCGACGACGCCGAGACCGGGATGATGGTCGTCAAGATGGTCTACCGGGCGGGCTTCACCAATCCCTGGCACACGCACCCCTGCGGGCACGGCATCTACGTGCTCTCCGGGACGCTGAACACCCACCAGGGGACGTACGGCCCCGGGTCGTTCGTGTGGTTCCCGGAGGGCGGCTCGATGGAGCACGGTGCCACCGACGACGCCGACTGCACGTTCCTGTTCATCACGAACAAGCCCTTCGACATCCACCACCTGCACCCGACGACCTGA
- a CDS encoding HNH endonuclease signature motif containing protein, with amino-acid sequence MAIDAAWDPWTGPEPLPPWEPEDPDEPTWRPLSDVEFEALFPWAPEPEPPFFEPEDPQDHVPWVGVPTADGPGVDQSGARDPGTDESRADEPGWAVPGVTDTGSAADREGGLSASSQAVLDEVDAATTAHRLAGARLYRAVTALRASDVLAETRYQRLPRLLEDHVRLDPKTVAMLDRHAEVLHPHTTPTGATTPAQLPATAAAVDDGVIDGYHVEIINKTMDRLRKVPELDDGVLAVAEEQLAGLAATHSPRALASAAKTIADRLDPDGAAPKDDDPTGNELHLTRRRNGQVNAKLVLREPAAAALFTDAIRAATPAPASAVTADPDTGLPPVSDDADGRRVGVDPRVEARDSKPNRQATGLLDLISASHRAGLDHPDGEQHPGSPTASMPLPDLDDHGDTTAWPTEPAPDTAKPHHDTDAARPHDDTADRADCDLAEVPPGVDTDTEPGDSPLFGDGPPEDEPEDEPPPHRPWTPPDLDAMSLPGREGVTLTVTLDYATLRQQLTDAHQTLALLGDSTWIRPETARRLACDAQIIPVVLGSKGEVLDIGRKTRAVPAGILRAVVHRDRHCAFPGCRRRARTTQAHHITHWAHGGDTALDNLVCLCRYHHDLVHHAGWDVAMIDHLPWFTPPAWLDPTRTPRHNRPWQITARAT; translated from the coding sequence ATGGCGATCGACGCGGCGTGGGACCCCTGGACGGGGCCCGAGCCGCTGCCGCCCTGGGAACCCGAGGACCCCGACGAGCCCACCTGGCGCCCGCTCTCCGACGTCGAGTTCGAGGCGCTCTTCCCGTGGGCGCCTGAACCCGAGCCACCGTTCTTCGAGCCCGAGGACCCGCAGGACCACGTGCCGTGGGTTGGTGTGCCCACGGCCGACGGCCCGGGTGTGGATCAGTCCGGCGCGCGGGACCCCGGGACTGACGAGTCCCGAGCTGACGAGCCGGGCTGGGCGGTGCCCGGGGTCACCGACACAGGCTCTGCTGCCGACCGCGAGGGCGGGTTGTCGGCGTCGTCGCAGGCCGTGTTGGACGAGGTCGACGCCGCCACAACCGCACACCGGCTGGCCGGGGCCCGGTTGTACAGGGCGGTGACGGCGCTGCGGGCCAGTGACGTGCTGGCCGAGACCCGGTATCAGCGGCTGCCGCGGTTGTTGGAGGACCACGTCCGGCTCGACCCGAAGACCGTCGCCATGCTCGACCGGCACGCCGAGGTCCTGCACCCGCACACCACTCCGACCGGCGCGACCACCCCCGCGCAGCTGCCCGCCACCGCCGCGGCGGTGGATGACGGGGTGATCGACGGGTACCACGTCGAGATCATCAACAAGACCATGGACCGGCTGCGGAAAGTCCCCGAGTTGGACGACGGCGTGCTCGCGGTGGCTGAGGAGCAGCTCGCGGGGTTGGCCGCGACGCATTCGCCGCGGGCGTTGGCGTCGGCGGCGAAGACGATCGCCGACCGCCTCGACCCCGACGGCGCTGCCCCGAAGGACGACGACCCGACCGGCAACGAGCTGCACCTGACCCGGCGACGCAACGGTCAGGTCAACGCGAAACTGGTGCTGCGCGAGCCGGCCGCGGCGGCGTTGTTCACCGACGCCATCCGCGCCGCCACCCCCGCACCCGCCTCCGCGGTCACCGCCGACCCCGACACCGGCCTGCCACCGGTCTCCGACGACGCCGACGGTCGCCGGGTCGGGGTCGACCCGCGGGTCGAGGCCCGGGATTCAAAGCCGAACCGGCAGGCCACCGGACTGCTCGACCTGATCTCCGCCAGCCACCGGGCCGGGCTCGACCACCCCGACGGCGAACAGCATCCCGGTAGCCCCACCGCCTCCATGCCGCTGCCGGACCTCGACGACCACGGCGACACCACCGCCTGGCCCACCGAACCCGCACCCGACACTGCTAAGCCCCACCACGACACCGACGCCGCCCGCCCGCACGACGACACCGCCGACCGCGCTGACTGCGACCTCGCAGAGGTGCCACCGGGCGTGGACACCGACACCGAACCCGGAGACTCTCCGCTGTTCGGCGACGGGCCACCTGAGGATGAGCCCGAGGACGAACCGCCGCCGCACCGGCCGTGGACCCCACCCGACCTCGACGCGATGTCGCTACCGGGCCGGGAAGGGGTCACCCTCACCGTCACCCTGGACTACGCGACGCTGCGCCAACAACTCACCGACGCCCACCAAACGCTCGCGCTGCTCGGGGACTCCACCTGGATCCGCCCCGAAACCGCCCGCCGGCTCGCCTGCGACGCCCAGATCATCCCCGTCGTCCTCGGATCGAAGGGCGAGGTCCTCGACATCGGCCGCAAGACCCGCGCCGTCCCCGCCGGGATCCTCCGCGCCGTGGTCCACCGCGACCGGCACTGCGCGTTCCCCGGCTGCCGCCGGCGAGCCCGCACCACCCAGGCCCACCACATCACCCACTGGGCCCACGGCGGCGACACCGCCCTGGACAACCTGGTCTGCCTGTGCCGGTACCACCACGACCTGGTCCACCACGCCGGATGGGACGTCGCGATGATCGACCACCTGCCCTGGTTCACCCCACCGGCCTGGCTCGACCCCACCCGAACACCCCGGCACAACCGGCCCTGGCAGATCACCGCACGGGCGACCTGA
- a CDS encoding WYL domain-containing protein — protein MATTSARTLTLLSLLGTGRTYSGRELRERLEVSERTLRRDVDTLRELGYVIDPVMGTHGGYRLGPGGAVPPIVLDEDQAVAAVVALQSSPSVLTGIEESARRALDTIVRALPRRLRPTADAFTVTVVPNQWEFPTPPIDAALVEQVGRAVRQNQLLRLDHDQEPLRLEPHHLVVWAARWYLVAYDGSAWRVLRLDRLRLHAPTNARFEPRPLPESPADLVRHTPDRGDHPAPWPCLGRADLDLPRRRSPSSPRAVPSSTSSTRERAA, from the coding sequence GTGGCCACGACCTCCGCCCGCACCCTGACCCTGCTGTCCCTCCTGGGCACCGGGCGGACGTACTCCGGCCGTGAGCTGCGGGAGCGGCTCGAGGTCTCCGAGCGCACGCTGCGGCGGGACGTCGACACGCTGCGGGAGCTCGGCTACGTGATCGACCCCGTGATGGGCACACACGGCGGCTACCGGCTCGGACCGGGCGGGGCCGTCCCGCCCATCGTGCTCGACGAGGACCAGGCCGTCGCGGCGGTCGTGGCCCTGCAGAGCTCCCCGAGCGTGCTCACCGGCATCGAGGAGTCGGCCCGCCGCGCCCTCGACACGATCGTCCGTGCCCTCCCCCGCCGGCTGCGACCCACGGCCGACGCCTTCACGGTCACCGTCGTGCCGAACCAGTGGGAGTTCCCCACGCCACCGATCGACGCCGCACTCGTCGAGCAGGTCGGCCGGGCGGTGCGGCAGAACCAGCTCCTGCGGCTGGACCATGACCAGGAGCCACTACGTCTCGAACCCCACCACCTCGTCGTCTGGGCGGCCCGCTGGTACCTCGTCGCGTACGACGGGAGCGCCTGGCGGGTCCTGCGCCTCGACCGCCTCCGTCTGCACGCGCCGACCAACGCCCGCTTCGAACCGCGGCCCCTACCTGAGTCGCCGGCGGACCTCGTCCGCCACACGCCCGACCGCGGCGATCACCCCGCGCCCTGGCCCTGCCTCGGCCGCGCGGACCTCGACCTGCCCCGGAGACGGTCGCCGAGTTCGCCCCGGGCGGTGCCGTCGTCGACGTCGTCGACGCGAGAACGTGCCGCCTGA
- a CDS encoding acyl-CoA dehydrogenase family protein: protein MAASGVPRGSSAPLRAAATGVPRGSSAPLRAAPAGVSRGSSAPLPAAPGRTERVEHHRERFGTFLEIEIGPLEEELARQDVGTPFNPHLDEAGRMHPAVWEARREAQRRSAAAGLYAPHVPGAHGPRFTRPEMQHVEEFVYHRSGLGLGLAALAWTEGPNDAVEYCTPAAREHWVDPLKRAEITAAFANTEPSVGTDVLAISTHARRDGDDWILDGHKAWITNAHFCDVIQVTAVTEPGAGTRSLTMFLVDANAPGVTRGRDIPTMLDDGLTGELHFDGVRIPAEDVVGEPGDGFALAMTWINWRRMIRGGMCAGWGQWLLERAVDRARTRTVGGRPIAEQQVVAHMLADMDADVYTARAASLQLQVDLEALPGGPAAVPLDPAGPRLMSLLKVVNDEAFFRVADRAMQVHGGAGLRKGSPEEKLFRIARNLKIPAGTDEIQRNAIARGLLR from the coding sequence ATGGCAGCATCCGGCGTCCCGCGCGGCAGCTCCGCTCCGCTGCGTGCCGCAGCAACCGGCGTCCCGCGCGGCAGCTCCGCTCCGCTGCGTGCCGCACCAGCCGGCGTCTCGCGCGGCAGCTCCGCTCCGCTGCCTGCCGCACCAGGTCGGACCGAGCGGGTCGAGCACCACCGGGAGCGGTTCGGGACGTTCCTCGAGATCGAGATCGGGCCGTTGGAGGAGGAGCTCGCGCGCCAGGACGTGGGCACCCCGTTCAACCCGCACCTCGACGAGGCGGGCCGGATGCACCCCGCCGTCTGGGAGGCACGCCGCGAGGCGCAGCGCCGGTCGGCGGCGGCCGGGCTGTACGCGCCGCACGTCCCGGGAGCGCACGGCCCGAGGTTCACCCGGCCCGAGATGCAGCACGTCGAGGAGTTCGTCTACCACCGCAGCGGACTCGGTCTGGGGCTCGCCGCCCTGGCCTGGACCGAGGGGCCGAACGACGCCGTCGAGTACTGCACGCCCGCCGCACGGGAGCACTGGGTCGACCCGCTCAAGCGCGCCGAGATCACCGCCGCATTCGCCAACACCGAGCCCAGCGTCGGCACCGACGTCCTCGCGATCTCCACGCACGCCCGCCGCGACGGCGACGACTGGATCCTCGACGGCCACAAGGCGTGGATCACGAACGCCCACTTCTGCGACGTCATCCAGGTCACCGCCGTCACCGAGCCCGGCGCCGGCACCCGCAGCCTGACGATGTTCCTCGTGGACGCGAACGCTCCCGGCGTCACCCGGGGTCGGGACATCCCGACGATGCTCGACGACGGTCTCACCGGCGAGCTGCACTTCGACGGCGTCCGCATCCCCGCCGAGGACGTCGTGGGGGAGCCCGGCGACGGGTTCGCCCTGGCCATGACCTGGATCAACTGGCGCCGCATGATCCGCGGTGGCATGTGCGCCGGGTGGGGGCAGTGGCTGCTGGAGCGTGCGGTCGACCGGGCCCGCACCCGCACCGTCGGCGGCCGCCCGATCGCCGAGCAGCAGGTCGTCGCGCACATGCTCGCCGACATGGACGCCGACGTGTACACCGCACGGGCCGCGTCGCTGCAGCTCCAGGTCGACCTCGAGGCGCTGCCCGGCGGCCCGGCCGCGGTCCCGCTCGACCCGGCCGGCCCGCGCCTGATGAGCCTGCTCAAGGTGGTCAACGACGAGGCGTTCTTCCGGGTCGCCGACCGCGCGATGCAGGTGCACGGCGGGGCGGGACTCCGGAAGGGCTCGCCGGAGGAGAAGCTGTTCCGGATCGCGCGGAACCTCAAGATCCCGGCCGGGACCGACGAGATCCAGCGCAACGCCATCGCGCGGGGACTGCTGCGGTGA
- a CDS encoding DHA2 family efflux MFS transporter permease subunit, translating to MTTTADAPAVEPTPTSAPAPAAPPTAPVRQDPPSGTGTPWIVALLVLVTGMFMSVLDVSIVNVAIPSMQKDFGATTDEIQWVSTAYSLALGVIVPVSAWLGERLGLGRAYVVSLVGFGLGSALCGLAWDLNSMIAFRILQAVPGGIIPVVALSMVYRIVPREKIGAAMGMYGLGIVFAPAVGPTLGGYLVEYVDWRLIFFINVPIGIVGAIAAVVWLPMEKGVRGKRFDVLGFLTIAVGLFSLLLALSEGQSWGWTSYPVLILLTVGLLALALFVVVELEVDQPLLDVRVFSYWAFTNSLLLIAVLSVGLFGVLFFIPLFLQQSQGLGAFDTGLLLLPQAVVMGILMPVAGRLYDRIGPRWPAVIGLTILALGTWMLRDLSIDTSWNELRWILVFRAVGMGLAMMPIMTGGISAVPPDRVSGASAFNNVTQRTTSAMGLAALTALLSSAQAQEGSDTGAAMHMSAHTPMVQQYMSYSQVQAHAFVTAIDDLMMVTAALTAVGVLLALRLRSGPAPSPSSGPAVME from the coding sequence ATGACGACGACCGCGGACGCACCCGCCGTCGAGCCCACACCGACGTCCGCGCCCGCCCCGGCGGCTCCACCGACCGCCCCGGTGCGGCAGGACCCGCCGTCGGGAACGGGGACGCCCTGGATCGTGGCGCTGCTGGTCCTGGTGACCGGCATGTTCATGTCGGTGCTCGACGTCAGCATCGTGAACGTCGCGATCCCGTCGATGCAGAAGGACTTCGGCGCCACCACCGACGAGATCCAGTGGGTGTCGACGGCGTACTCGCTGGCGCTCGGCGTCATCGTGCCGGTCAGCGCGTGGCTGGGGGAGCGGCTCGGGCTCGGGCGCGCCTACGTGGTCTCGCTCGTCGGGTTCGGCCTGGGCTCGGCGCTGTGCGGGCTCGCGTGGGACCTCAACTCGATGATCGCGTTCCGCATCCTGCAGGCGGTCCCCGGCGGGATCATCCCGGTCGTCGCGCTGTCGATGGTCTACCGGATCGTCCCGCGCGAGAAGATCGGCGCGGCGATGGGGATGTACGGGCTGGGCATCGTCTTCGCGCCGGCGGTCGGGCCGACGCTGGGCGGCTACCTCGTCGAGTACGTCGACTGGCGGCTGATCTTCTTCATCAACGTGCCGATCGGGATCGTCGGTGCGATCGCGGCCGTGGTGTGGCTGCCGATGGAGAAGGGTGTGCGCGGGAAGCGCTTCGACGTCCTGGGCTTCCTGACGATCGCGGTGGGGCTGTTCTCGTTGCTGCTCGCCCTGTCCGAGGGGCAGTCGTGGGGGTGGACGTCCTACCCGGTGCTGATCCTGCTGACCGTCGGGCTGCTCGCGCTGGCGCTCTTCGTGGTGGTCGAGCTGGAGGTCGACCAGCCGCTGCTCGACGTGCGGGTGTTCTCGTACTGGGCGTTCACCAACTCGCTGCTGCTGATCGCGGTGCTCTCGGTAGGCCTCTTCGGGGTGCTGTTCTTCATCCCGCTGTTCCTGCAGCAGAGCCAGGGGCTCGGCGCCTTCGACACCGGGCTGCTCCTGCTGCCGCAGGCCGTGGTGATGGGCATCCTCATGCCGGTGGCGGGGCGGCTCTACGACAGGATCGGCCCGCGGTGGCCGGCCGTGATCGGGCTGACGATCCTCGCCCTCGGTACGTGGATGCTGCGCGACCTCTCGATCGACACGTCGTGGAACGAGCTGCGCTGGATCCTCGTGTTCCGGGCGGTCGGGATGGGCCTGGCGATGATGCCGATCATGACCGGCGGCATCTCCGCCGTCCCGCCCGACCGCGTCTCCGGCGCGAGTGCGTTCAACAACGTCACGCAGCGCACGACGTCGGCCATGGGGCTCGCCGCGCTCACCGCCCTGCTGTCCTCCGCGCAGGCGCAGGAGGGCAGCGACACCGGCGCGGCGATGCACATGTCCGCGCACACGCCGATGGTCCAGCAGTACATGAGCTACTCGCAGGTGCAGGCCCACGCCTTCGTCACCGCGATCGACGACCTCATGATGGTGACGGCCGCGCTCACCGCCGTCGGCGTCCTGCTCGCCCTCCGCCTGCGATCCGGCCCGGCCCCGAGCCCGTCGTCGGGACCCGCCGTCATGGAGTGA
- a CDS encoding cytidyltransferase — MSLAAVTGRFQPVHAQHLDLFAHALADHDELVVAVTNPDRGARRREATSAHRHTDAANPFTFYQRVRLLTAALAGAGLTATVVPFDLTRPDVWPEYVPLDAHQYVRAYSDWEAEKAAQLRAGGYAVTVLVGDPDAKLEATDIRAGFDDGSWEDLVPASTVPVLRSLL; from the coding sequence GTGAGCCTGGCCGCCGTCACGGGCCGCTTCCAGCCGGTGCACGCGCAGCATCTCGACCTGTTCGCCCACGCGCTCGCCGACCACGACGAGCTCGTGGTCGCCGTGACCAACCCGGACCGCGGAGCCCGTCGTCGGGAAGCCACCTCGGCCCACCGGCACACCGACGCCGCGAACCCGTTCACCTTCTACCAGCGGGTCCGCCTGCTCACCGCCGCGCTCGCGGGCGCGGGGCTGACGGCGACCGTCGTGCCGTTCGACCTCACCCGCCCCGACGTCTGGCCCGAGTACGTCCCGCTCGACGCCCACCAGTACGTCCGCGCGTACTCGGACTGGGAGGCGGAGAAGGCGGCGCAGCTCCGGGCCGGCGGCTACGCCGTGACCGTGCTCGTCGGCGATCCCGACGCGAAGCTCGAAGCCACCGACATCCGCGCGGGGTTCGACGACGGGTCCTGGGAGGACCTGGTGCCCGCCTCGACGGTGCCCGTGCTGCGGTCGCTCCTGTGA
- a CDS encoding alkaline phosphatase family protein, with protein sequence MTARQGVELRSAASPAPGYGETQPRLVDDRLPVVLVVLDGLGDRPVPELGGRTPAEAAHTPVLDALAARGCSGWHLPFGWGRAPASELAHWAMFGFGDVPFPGRAVLEALGAGVEVPLGVAVCHAALRSSRVEDGRLWITGRCAPDDGSDAAALFDALGRVAAEHGVELHPLGRRGEALLTLPGHDDGSVTDSDPFFEDRHPWLAVQPCTPAAAGSASTLTAFLRAARRTLVGHPVNRRRWGRPPLDVLTTKWSGRRDPLPSFDEVTGVAGAAVTSTGLYRGIAALLGMEARHLAPAPDVGTDLAARLDAARDLIAGGARFVHVHTKATDEAGHTKLPRAKLDVLEAADPGLAGLLDLAEHAVVAVTGDHATPSTGGVLHTGDPTPLVVAGPTVRPDPVTAFGEAPAAAGWYGRITAAELLPLLFGHANRPDFLGHRPTPRRTLALPDDPEPMEL encoded by the coding sequence GTGACCGCCCGCCAGGGGGTCGAGCTCCGCTCCGCTGCGTCTCCCGCCCCCGGCTACGGCGAGACCCAGCCCCGGCTGGTCGACGACCGGCTGCCGGTCGTGCTCGTGGTCCTCGACGGGCTCGGCGACCGTCCGGTCCCGGAGCTCGGCGGCCGCACCCCGGCCGAGGCGGCGCACACCCCGGTCCTGGACGCGCTCGCCGCCCGCGGGTGCTCGGGCTGGCACCTGCCGTTCGGCTGGGGCCGCGCGCCGGCCTCGGAACTCGCGCACTGGGCGATGTTCGGGTTCGGCGACGTGCCGTTCCCGGGTCGGGCGGTGCTCGAGGCGCTCGGCGCGGGCGTCGAGGTGCCCCTCGGTGTCGCGGTGTGCCACGCGGCGCTGCGGTCGTCGCGGGTCGAGGACGGGCGCCTGTGGATCACGGGCCGGTGCGCTCCCGACGACGGGTCCGACGCGGCGGCGCTGTTCGACGCGCTGGGTCGCGTCGCCGCGGAGCACGGGGTCGAGCTGCACCCGCTCGGGCGGCGTGGGGAGGCGCTGCTGACGCTGCCCGGTCACGACGACGGGTCGGTCACCGACTCCGACCCCTTCTTCGAGGACCGGCACCCGTGGCTGGCCGTCCAGCCGTGCACCCCGGCGGCGGCCGGGAGCGCTTCGACGCTGACGGCGTTCCTGCGCGCGGCGCGGCGGACGCTGGTCGGGCACCCCGTGAACCGCCGCCGCTGGGGGCGACCACCGCTGGACGTGCTGACGACGAAGTGGTCCGGCCGCCGGGACCCGCTGCCGTCGTTCGACGAGGTCACCGGGGTCGCCGGGGCGGCGGTGACCTCGACCGGGCTCTACCGCGGGATCGCGGCCCTGCTCGGGATGGAGGCGCGGCACCTGGCGCCCGCACCCGACGTCGGGACCGATCTCGCCGCGCGGCTCGACGCGGCCCGGGACCTGATCGCGGGCGGCGCGCGGTTCGTGCACGTGCACACGAAGGCCACCGACGAGGCCGGCCACACGAAGCTCCCGCGGGCGAAGCTCGACGTGCTGGAGGCCGCCGATCCCGGGCTGGCCGGGCTGCTCGACCTCGCGGAGCACGCCGTGGTCGCGGTGACCGGAGACCACGCGACGCCCTCGACCGGCGGCGTGCTGCACACCGGCGACCCGACCCCGCTCGTCGTCGCCGGCCCCACGGTGCGGCCCGACCCGGTCACCGCGTTCGGCGAGGCCCCCGCCGCGGCCGGCTGGTACGGCCGGATCACCGCCGCCGAGCTCCTGCCGCTGTTGTTCGGGCACGCGAACCGCCCCGACTTCCTCGGGCACCGGCCCACCCCGCGCCGCACCCTCGCGCTGCCCGACGACCCGGAGCCGATGGAGCTCTGA
- a CDS encoding TIGR03617 family F420-dependent LLM class oxidoreductase has product MAPRVHQDPSSGRLASVRLETLLPLGKVDPGLRAPETPLDLHAVADTARFLEEIGYGGIAVEETKDDPFVVLALAAAATERLRTTTAVTIAFPRSPTVMALQAWTQQKLSGGRFTLGLGTQVRGHIRRRYGLEWHAPAPWMREYVQALRAVWDTWQHGVPLDFAGEHYRLDLMVPLFDAGPIEHPDIPVHLAAVNPFMCAVAGEVADGVRPHPVCTPSYIAEVMLPAVRRGAARAGRSLDDFRVCMKPLVASARTEEELARKVEDARARIAFYASTPGYRAAFDHLGLSDLAAEAKELSKAQRWEELPGMIDDATLDRFVVIGLHDEIGRLLLDRYAAVVTDVEFSIAVRDDTDRETLRSTAAQVQGADDGAARAEILGKGTAGVR; this is encoded by the coding sequence ATGGCTCCCAGGGTGCACCAGGACCCGTCGTCGGGAAGGCTCGCGTCCGTGCGCCTCGAGACGCTGCTGCCCCTCGGCAAGGTCGACCCGGGGCTGCGCGCCCCGGAGACCCCGCTGGACCTGCACGCGGTCGCGGACACCGCGCGGTTCCTGGAGGAGATCGGGTACGGCGGGATCGCGGTGGAGGAGACGAAGGACGACCCGTTCGTCGTCCTCGCCCTGGCCGCGGCCGCGACGGAGCGGCTGCGGACCACCACCGCCGTCACGATCGCCTTCCCGCGCAGCCCGACGGTGATGGCGCTGCAGGCGTGGACCCAGCAGAAGCTCTCCGGCGGGCGGTTCACGCTCGGCCTCGGGACGCAGGTGCGCGGCCACATCCGGCGGCGGTACGGGCTGGAGTGGCACGCGCCGGCGCCGTGGATGCGGGAGTACGTGCAGGCTCTCCGCGCCGTCTGGGACACGTGGCAGCACGGGGTGCCCCTGGACTTCGCCGGGGAGCACTACCGGCTCGACCTCATGGTCCCGCTGTTCGACGCCGGCCCGATCGAGCACCCGGACATCCCGGTCCACCTGGCCGCCGTGAACCCGTTCATGTGCGCCGTGGCCGGGGAGGTCGCCGACGGCGTCCGGCCGCACCCCGTGTGCACCCCGAGCTACATCGCCGAGGTGATGCTGCCCGCCGTCCGGCGGGGGGCGGCCCGTGCGGGACGGTCCCTGGACGACTTCCGGGTGTGCATGAAGCCGCTGGTCGCCTCCGCGCGGACCGAGGAGGAGCTGGCCCGGAAGGTCGAGGACGCCCGCGCGCGGATCGCGTTCTACGCGTCGACGCCGGGCTACCGCGCCGCCTTCGACCACCTCGGGCTGTCCGACCTCGCGGCCGAGGCGAAGGAGCTGTCGAAGGCCCAGCGCTGGGAGGAACTGCCGGGCATGATCGACGACGCGACGCTGGACCGGTTCGTGGTCATCGGGCTGCACGACGAGATCGGCCGGCTCCTGCTCGACCGGTACGCCGCCGTGGTGACCGACGTGGAGTTCTCGATCGCGGTGCGCGACGACACGGACCGCGAGACGCTGCGCTCCACGGCCGCCCAGGTCCAGGGTGCCGACGACGGAGCGGCACGGGCGGAGATTCTCGGGAAGGGGACTGCTGGTGTCCGATGA
- a CDS encoding phosphohydrolase translates to MPSDLPSFAASRALAETLLADHRPEWWRHAQAAAREAVRLAQLPGVDRDPLLHAAVLLDVGRSPVVARVGFPSLDAARFLRVRGYPRRVVGLVAHQLASDVEAEQAGVDLSGFAAEDSPTADTLWWCSLVADTSAAPLAVGDGRADTDGRRRDATRGAVARTRDRIDAAGLPVVVP, encoded by the coding sequence GTGCCGTCGGATCTGCCGTCGTTCGCCGCGTCGCGGGCGCTCGCCGAGACCCTGCTGGCGGACCACCGGCCCGAGTGGTGGCGGCACGCGCAGGCTGCCGCCCGCGAGGCCGTCCGGCTCGCGCAGCTGCCCGGCGTCGACCGCGACCCCCTGCTCCACGCCGCGGTGCTGCTGGACGTCGGGCGCTCGCCGGTCGTCGCGCGGGTCGGCTTCCCGTCCCTCGACGCCGCACGGTTCCTCCGGGTCCGGGGCTATCCGCGGCGGGTCGTCGGACTGGTCGCCCACCAGTTGGCGTCCGACGTCGAGGCGGAGCAGGCCGGGGTGGACCTCAGCGGGTTCGCGGCGGAGGACTCCCCCACCGCCGACACGCTCTGGTGGTGCTCCCTGGTCGCCGACACCTCGGCCGCCCCTCTGGCGGTGGGTGACGGCCGGGCCGACACCGACGGTCGGCGCCGCGATGCCACACGGGGTGCCGTCGCCCGCACCCGGGACCGCATCGACGCCGCCGGGCTGCCCGTCGTGGTCCCGTGA